The sequence GTAGCATGCTACTAATATCTCCTTGTATGTTTTAACTGGTTACAGGAGATGGTGAAGGGAAAACTAATATTTAGTTTTGATGCTTCAAAGAAATCCCGTTTTGGTGTACTTCCAAGATatgcaaaggatgatctgcgtatTAGATGGTTTGAACTTCCTAATTGTTATATATTCCATAACGGTGAGTCTCTTGTCCATAAAGGATGATCATGTCAATTTCTCTGTTAATCATCTTTTGGGATCCTAAAAGCAAATTTGTAATATACAAACATCGAGTAGTACTAGtaaaattatcattaatttttgatggTTGTGATGGGTTTCTTTAATCAGCGAACGCCTGGGAGGAAGGTGATGAGGTTGTTCTGATCGCTGGCCGCCTTGAGAATCCAGATTTGGACCAGATCAATGGAGCTGTGAAAGATCATGTTGAGAATTTCATAAACGAACTGTATgtctatgaatgttttattttttatttgttgttaATTTTCTGCTCTTTAAATGGTGTTTTAATTATCAGGTATGAGATGAGGTTCAATATGAAGACTGGTGCTGCTTCACAGAAACAACTGTCAGTCTCTGCGGTCGATTTCCCTCGGATCAATGAGAGTTACACGGGCAGGTATAACTTGTTTTTATGTTACTTAGTCCATATTAAGATGTTGACTTTGAATTGGCTTGTTTTGCTCTTCTGTTCATCTATCTTTCACCAGCAAAGTGGAGGACTAAACTAATTGCGAGTACCTTTGTAGGTTCTTATGTCTAAATACAGTTTTTATCTATTGGTTCTTCCATAGTCTGTCTCAAGAATAGGAGTTTAATATCATCCGAATCATGTTCTTAACTTTGTAACATATTCAATTGGGGTTTCAGGAAGCAACGGTATGTCTATTGCACCATACTTAACAGCATTGCGAAGGTAGAGGGCATCATCAAGTTTGACCTACAAGCTGAACCAGAAACTGGTAAGAAGAAGTTCCAAGTTGGAGGAAATGTAAAAGGCATCTTTGATCTTGGACCTGGAAGATATGGTTCTGAGGCAGTCTTTGTGCCTCACAAACCTGGTTTCTCATCAGAAGAGGATGATGGCTACCTAATATTCTTTGTACATGATGAGAACACagggtactctctctctctctctctctctttatatcaTCATTCAATCTTGTCACTCGGTTAATCTTACTCTAAAAATGACAAAATGGTTTTGCCACTGAAGGAAATCTGAAGTCAATGTAATAGACGCGAAGACGATGTCTGCTGATCCTGTTGCGGTTGTGGAGCTTCCGACCAGAGTTCCCTATGGATTCCATGCCTTCTTTGTGACGGAGGTCAGTAATGTTCTGAATAGTTGACTGCTTGTGCTTTAGTGCTACTCTGAACCTTCGAATCAATCTAAATGAAGATATTATTAATCACACATGCATGATTTGCTCGTAATTGATTCAGTTAGGTTTTAGATGTGCTTCGTTCTTCTGAATGCTGCTGACCGACACCACAAATTAATAGTGATCTCTCGAATCATCAACAATCTACTACGAATAACATCCAACATATGGATTGAAATTAACAGTAGTCAGAAGATAAaattttttcaacaaaattttttttttttttttctgttgagagaaatcctttctcctgatttgtataaataaaaaaaaatatgttaatataaacatgttaatatattgatacatttttatttcttcaataaaacttcttcaataattatttttatcttctattattttcttcgATCAGCATCATCTGCTACTTCTTTTAGAAGATGTTTTCATAGATCCTTGCAACTTTTATCTGATGCAGCCATCAGATAAATTATGCTGGTGATAAAATATCTAtttttttaccttcaaattctcatATAGAATTCTTTGGTGACTCGCAGGAGCAACTTCAACGACAAGTAGAGGCATAATTAATGGATATGCCAACACCTGAGAAGACCTGAGGGTTTGCAGTAGAGTTCTAAGCAATCACATACATGATGGCTTCACAGGCTGCTCTCTGTGTTGTCGTAATCCTTATTGCCCACTGTCTTCATCCTTCGACAAATCGCACTGCGTGATCTCATCCGTCTCATTATAATAATCCTTATCCTTTTGTCTCAGTATCTTATCTGTGGTAAAAAGTATACTACTAAGGCCTTCGTTTCTTTCTGGAGTTAAATAAGATATGGGTGATAGATGAGACGACAAAATATAGTCTCTATATTTGATGTCGGAAAATGAATTTTAGGGAACGATCGTAAGCATTATTCATTACGTGGATTATTTTCTGCTAACGGGTTGGATCACATCCTCAAACTACAGCACCAAGATTACACGTATGTGGAGATATATGGCTTTAGGTTCTCTGACCGGAACGCGCGGCCTCCTTCGCTCTCTGTCCCACCTCCCCCACCCTTCGCTTCGTGTCCTCCATCTGCTCTGGCGTCCTCTGCAACATCCCTCTCGCCTGGTTCAGCAGGTACCCCATCGACGACAACCCCGTAAGCCCCAAGGCGCCCGACGCCAGGAACCCGGTCACCGCCAGCGCCACCAGGAGCGCCGCAGGCACCACCACCGGGCTGAACAGCAGGAACAGCGGGGTCAGCACGGCGAGCCCTATCAGCGAGCCGGCGAGCGTGAGCCCCGCGAGGGCGAGTAGGCCGCCGCCGAGGGGGAGCAGTGTGGCCACCGCGAGAGCTTGAGAGGTCGAGGGGCCGCCTTTCTCCGGGAGGTGGCCCTTCACGGCTTCGGTCGGGTGCCGCTCGCGCTCGCTGTCGCCCATGGTTTGAAGGGAAGTTCTCATAGGGAGAAGGATACGGACGGGCGATGGAATTGAAGGGAGCGTATATAGAGAGGGAGAAGGGGATGGACACGTGGCGGAGAGACTGACGCGTGGGAAAGAGAGGTGAGCTTGTTAGGCTTGACGTGGAGATACGCTTCGACACGCGTCTGTTGTGGATGGCCACGTACGAAGGGCGAAGCCATGCAATGCATCGCGTGAACCCGAGTTGAACCGTCGACGAACCAAGTGTGGCTTGAGCCGGTTTGATACGCAGAAGATTTTAGGGGGATCTTTATTTACCGGGTAAGACTTAAGTGGTTAggataaattaattttatatttaaattttaaataaattgtTTTAATCTCTTGTAAGTAAGACTTATTTTCTTGACAAACTGCATCGAGGGATAACTGTGTTGTTACATTGAAGCCTGATGAGTTGGGTTAGCTCGGCTTAATTTAACGTCAAAAGTATAGATCCTTTTTTAGGAGTTGACACGAAGGACTATTGTAAAGAGCTAGCCGGAGGTGTGGGCATAGAGTGCTTCTCGTTTGTGGAGGGGGTGAATTGATCTTGGGAAGACGGTCTGCTTGTCCGTGGGAGTTGTCTTACAATGGTTCCTCGTATATGCCAGGGATCCTGCACGACAAGCGAATGTCGGGAGAGGTTTAGGTCTCGATGTGACCcctttgatgcttaagttagagAGATAGGGAAAAAGCGAGTTAGCTATATTCCGAAGAATATGATATTCGGAAGAATTTTCATACCTGGGCACCTGGTGGTGAGGACAGAGATTAGTGAGAGCCCCCTACCTTGCTCATCGGGTTCCATTAATGGAGGTGGCTTTACCAGCACGTCATCCTGAGGCTGATGTCGACATAGAGCCGTTGGGATTGATTTAATATATTTTGTCATGACCCGAATTTAATATGTTAATTAGCCTATCAAATTCGTTGAATCCTAACTCATCGgctaaaatatttaagttaaaatgaATAATAAAACTTTCATTACATCCTTATAAGTTAATTTTACTTTTGtccatttttaatataaaattaataaaaattgttGTATTGATTGTATTTATTTATAAGACTAAATAAATCTACTATCATTAATTTatacataatatattttgaatcaCATGattcaaatattatattaattccAATTGAATAGAACTTCCCATAGATTTGGATCCTATCCAAATGCATAATTTGTTCATACACAACATGGAGATGCCATTCTGTCTGTCATCAGAACAGATTCCCGagctcattctctctctctctctctctctctttttgtggTAGTCGCGTTCATGGCATCGGCTCTCAAACAGGTGGCTTCTCATGTGAGACGGAGGCAATGGCGGTGGCAGTCCACAAAACGCAACCCAAACGTGTGGCCATCAaaacttccttccttccttccttccttctcctCCGACGACAGATCTCTCGTACATTATACTGGACAACTCCCACGAAGTTACCGCGTCCATAGGAAAGGAAGACGATGATCGAAACCACCTGTTTGAATCGTCTCGATTCTTCTTCACCGTACCTTTTGaggttttcttttttgtttgatcCGTCCATTTGGTCCACAAATGCACCAGGAAGAAGAAGCTTCAAAGACATTCAAACCAACAAGGTGGAGCTTTTGACGGTCAACGGAAGGTAGCAGCACGCCACTTCTTTTATCTTCACGAGAAAGATATCGGATGGCGTGTAGCATTCATTTATTCTAATCTTAATTGAAGTTGACTATGATTTCTTTCTAATCGCATTGTTTGTGCTGTCTAAAATATTGTTTATTTCGATATCATGAATGTTGATGATGTCCATATGCGTAGAATGTCCCTCCGCGTTGTGGTTAGAACAAAGGGATCGATGATAGTTGATCTATCCAAAAACCGAGATCATATGGGATCGTTACGATGAGAACAACAGTTGATGTTGTTTCTCGATGAGAAGAATATTTCATGTTGCATTACTGACAGTGAAGCAGAGAGAAAGAACAGTGACAGCACCAAGAGACTTTAGAAAGGCTTCGACACCAACCACTGCTTTCCCTGACGAATCTGTCCGTCCGCGTTCCGCCGAGACGACCACAAGCCAAAAGGCTCGCTGTTCTTTCCGCTCTAATTCTCTTCCGACGACGGAGTCCTCAGTCAGCAGAAGACCGATGAAGCTGCCACTGACATCCCAACCATTTTCTCTGTCATTTATTGGGAATATAAATCGATAGATTACGTTCCGgatagaaaaaaaattcaagcttTTTGATGAACGATGAGTGTTAAGAATATAGATCGACTGGTTTTGTTTTCGATCCCATCCATGCATAGAGGAAAGCTTTAGAACAACAGTATATAACATCGTTTTTTATGTTTTACTTTTGTTCATattgataaaatatattttggaTTCAAGATACATCGTAATCAATAAAAGCTTTCGACATCGACTCGTTGATCAAGTCGTGTTGGCTCATCGGTCACGATACATATGTTCACCAACAGATATATTATAGGataatttttcatataaaaaatctttttttctgatttttttttatttcaaaggtatcttttcttcataatttttcaataaaaatgtttttttttaataaaatatattctttttatgAAAAATTCATCCTATATTATTATATTGACTGTTGAAACctcaaaaggaggaggagaaggttttATTCTCTTTCCGGTAAACTACAAGAAGTATTGCAGTGTGCTAATTCCTACAAGGAcaaggatctctctctctctctctctccactggTGGGTGACCGGACTGGGTTGGGAATATCGAGGCTTGGCACTTGTTAGAGCACGCGTTTGTAAAGCTCTGCGGAGGGAAGTCCTTGTCGTTCTACCCCCAACTGTTGCTGCTTTTATTGTTCCGACTCGCATTATTCTGCAGAAAAAGATGAGCTGATGCGCTGTGAGAGGTGTTTTGTTCTTAATCTCTTCCTTAAAGTATTGCTTGGTGGATACGGAGGAGCTGCATTTCTGGCTTGGACTGATTTGTTCCGGTTGAAAAGATGTCATCTTTGAATTATAGGCTGCTGGATTCGGCTGCAACCTCGTTGatgtcttctcctcttcgaatttTCTTCAGGGATGTGAGGTACGGGTCTTGCTTCTCCTCGAGAAACTTTCCTCAAAATCTCGACTTGCTCGGAGTCTCTGTTCTCGTTGACGAATGTATGTCGCAGGCATGCCTTCAAATTGGATGAGCTCGGATTGGAGATCATGGGGATTGCTTTCCCTGCGGCGCTGGCTTTGTTGGCTGATCCGATTGCCTCCCTCATCGACACTGCTTTCATCGGTCACATAGGTTGGTCTGGGTTGCTAGTGTTGTGACTTGACCATACTTTACCCTGTCTTCGCAATACCTTTACCATCCTATAAATTTTCGCGTATTTTGTCTTGAAAGGTGAATTTCTACGCACTCATTTGTGTCTCTCTAAGATCATCTTTTCCAATCTTTCACTGAGCAGCCGTTGTTTTATGGAAGGAGATTTAAGAGATGCTTGTTCTTCAGCTGATATCAGGTTTTTGTGATTTGGATGGAAATTTTCCTAGGGTTTCAATTCCTGACCGGTTACGTTGCTTAGACCTGGTTCAACAGACTTGTGATTGCAAATCCTCATTCATGCTGTCAGATGCCTTGGATGATGCACTTGTTACCTTATTTTTCATCTTCCTTGTGCACGAGGAACTGTTGATTCATTTTCCTTCTGCGGTTTCGTCGAACGTTGATAACACCTTCACTTCGAGAACTTCAATTTGTGCATGATAAAATAAATCGTCACTCTTTATCTACTTAAGAGTAAATATATCTATCATTTATTGATAGTCATGCTATTGATTGTTCTCCAAAATTTTCCTTTTAGATCAAGACATATTTGTTTACTCCATACATATGTTGCATCCAGATTGGTTTCATTCCACGGACAACTGAATTGCTATCGGATCATTAATTTTATTGTCCACCTTTTCATCAATCTTATTCAGGTCCGGTGGAGCTCGCAGCCGTAGGCGTGTCTATTGCGGTGTTCAATCAAGTATCGAGAATTGCTATTTTTCCACTTGTTAGTGTCACCACATCCTTTGTTGCTGAGGAAGATGCTGTCAGCAAAAGTCGCAGTGGAGACCCAGAAAGCGGAGAATACCGAAGGTCATTTTCTGAGGATAGTGAAATGAAAGAATTGATAACTCACAATGGTAGGCAATCGCAAGTTTATGATCTCTTGAGAAACATTAATCTGGCAGTTAAAAGTGGTTGGCAATTTATCAAAcagatatttcaaatatttagaAGCTGAGTTACATCAGGATTTATGTCTTATCTGTGTCTTGTGTTGCtttatcagatcatgatgagcatGCACATACCTCATCTGCCTCCTTGGATAAATCTACTACCATGACCGAGTGTGGGCATCATAAACGCATTCCATCAGCCTCTTCAGCATTAGCAATCGGTGGCATACTTGGCTTTCTTCAAACTCTATTTCTGGTTTTTGGAGCAAAACCCATTTTGAACTATATGGGCATAAAACATGTAAGTATGTATTATCATCCTCTGTAAGTTGTCCATTTTTTTGTCATAATTGTCATTTTTTCATTTTTGCCAATGTTCCAGCCTGTTTCATGTCCAAGTTATCATCATTTTCAGTAACGAGTTTTAGGATTGCAAATGATAAAAGAAAGTGATTCCCTCCAGAGAAGTTGCTAATGTGTTAGTAATCATTCACTTAAACAATTGTTGATATCACTTACCAGCGAGTACGTCTGCAATAGTTTGTTCATGATTTGATTCCTTCAGCAAATAGGACAAGACTCCGTTTCACGCCTAAATACGATAAACCTATGTCTATAATAATTGATGCAAGCAATTGTTTTAAAATGTTTATCATCTCATGGGTAACATCCTATCAGCCTGTTCAACTTTCATTATTTCCTAGTCATTAGTCAGGAATGTGCTAATCTAGAAATGTGTTCCTTGTATATTGGGACATTAGGTTCTTGAAGAATTCATGCTTTGGTATAAAAGATTGTAAACACCATGTTTTAAACATTACATGACAAGATCATTTATGTTAAAGATAATACCACATATGTGGAAGCAACAGTTATTCTCAGAGGTCCTAGATGTTGAGGCTCTGAAAAGCCTGATAATGGTTACTCCTTTGTGAAGTTTGAGGATCTTTTCTTTATATCTATGCTGATGTCTTTTTCCCAATTTATTTCAGAATTATTTGATGTAAATTATGCCTATACAATAACAGGGCCTATTTGTCAATAGGATTCCCCTATGATGACACCAGCATGTCAGTACTTGACATTGCGGTCCCTTGGTGCTCCTGCTGTTCTCTTGTCTCTGGCCATGCAAGGGGTTTTTCGAGGACTTAAGGATACAAAAACTCCTCTTTATGCAACTGGTAAGAAAAACTATAAACGGTTCTGATTGTGCTATATCATGATAATGTATTAAAAGTGAAATTATAGGGATTCATGTAATTTAGTTCTTTTTTTCTCACTGGCTTCCTATGTTTCTAGTTGACATTGAACTGCAAACAAGGCTTTCAAACCCGTAACAGAATCCTGTTTGGatctaatattttctttctttacgTGCCCCTTGTAGTTCTTGTGCTGCTGTTTTGAGTTCCCTTGCATATAATTTTGACTTATTTATGAGAAAAATTCAAGTACCTGTCTTGCTCTTTGTCTATGTTATGAGAAACTTCAGACATTACTTTCCAAGTCTAGCACTTCCTATGTGTATAAAGATTTATTCAGTTTTTGTTATCTCGATTTCATGATACTGCAGTCTTAGCAACTGAACTTCCTTTAGGTTCAATATCATGGAGCATATAAGAGTAAGTCACTCATTTCCGCTTCTTCACCCACACCCCTCATAGACGATAGAAGTTATCTATTCCGGTCACTATACATGTTCATATTACATTTGATGTTTCAGTATTTTTGTTGCCAAAGCATCTATTCAGTCGCAATACTGGAAGGCAATTCTTTATTAAGATGCTTATGCATATGCAGTAATATTCAAGGCCACATCTACTTTTACAACCCAAGTTTGATATCAAGGTTAACGAAACAATTTCCAAGGTTGaactaaaatatataattatatacaagTGGATCAAGCAGCATCCTCAtaggtgattttgtttttgatctTTATCCATGTTTCTCCACAATTCAGTTAGCATGATTTTGAATTCTATTCAATTATTTGTTACCAATAACATTACCGTGATATTTGAAATGTTTATTCTGTCAATATCAAGCCATCTGCTTAATGGTCTCTTAGAATGTATAAAACCACAAAGATATAATATAGTGGTGATGCAGTTGATCTTTGGTGGTGATTCGTTTAGTAGTTCTATATAATTGTCACTCCCATGTAAAACCCTATTGCTTGTGTTCTTTCAACTGTTACAGTTACATGGTTTGGACGGCCAGCTaaagttttttttcttcttctgacTAGCTCAGTTGTTGGAGATGCAACCAATATAATTTTGGACCCAATATTTATATTTGTGTTCCAATTAGGTGTCAGTGGTGCCGCTATTGCTCATGTTATATCTCAGTAAGTTTTGTCTTATTTCTCTCTACATACATGCAGTAAGTTTCTCTAATTTGCTTTAATTTTGAACAAGAATTAATTGCAGAAAACACTAATATGTTCATTTTCCAAATCAGTTGCGGAAAACATCAATATGTTCTTTTTCGCTTTGTCATATTTCATTCCAGATACTAAAAGAATTTAATGCTTTGTAGATACTTAATTGCGTTAATTCTCTTGTGGAGATTACTAGGGCAAGTTGATATCTTGCCACCTAGTATCAAAGATCTGCAGTTTGGTCGATTCCTAAAAAACGGTAAGTAGTTCATCGTATAAAGCTGTCATGCAATATTTATCATGGTAGTACAACATTTATCAGTTGTATATTTTAAGACATTTCTAGCTGTCAAGATTAGGAGAAATCACCAAGCTCTGCGACTAGATAAAAGCAATTGGTAAGAACTGTCTCAGAATAGAAAGCTGAAGAAATATTATTATAGTGGTAATGCATTTCTTGTACGTATGCATTAGAATTTGGCTTTCAACTCATATAGGTAATTCACCATGCTAATAATCCTCCTTGGCTCTTGAAACCAAGTTATTACTGCATGCATAATAAGTGTTCTTTATTCTGCAGAATATTGACCTGTACTGGATTTCAGGTCTGCTATTGCTTGCACGGGTGATTGCTGTAACATTCTGCGTGACATTAGCAGCATCAATGGCTGCACGACAAGGATCAATTCCCATGGCTGCATTCCAGATATGCTTGCAGATTTGGTTGGCAACTTCTCTTCTCGCTGATGGTTTGGCTGTTGCTGGACAGGTTAGGAGGCATCTGCGTTTACATGTGCTTGATTGTTAGTAGCAAACACTGATGTTGGATGACACCAAAGAAACTGAAATCCTACTTTAACTAATAATTTTTGTGATGCTCTTCATCACAAGTGCCGCAAATTTTTTTCATGAAAAATTTATCACACAAATGAATGTCTTGGCATGTTACATGAACAGATAAAGTATTTTGGAATGAGAAGAGAAGCACCGACCTATAATCAAGTTGATGTCATAGGATCATTCTGCTACGTCTTATGTCACTCTCATGGTAATCACACGCATGCACGCACACATGTACAAGATAATCCACTGTCTGTGATATTGTTTTCCTGTCTCTTATTTCCTATTCACAAATATGATCCACACACGGCAACTTGTCTTGTCTGATAGTACTTATCTCCTTGAGCAAAACTGAGAAGTAGAGGTACCTGAAGAATGTCATGGCTAGTTGCTTGACCAAGGCAGAACATAACAGTTAAGGAACTTGTGTGACTGTCCATTGTGATGGTTTCTTGTCTACCTCTTATAACCTGGCCAAGGACTATGCCAACTATATAACTTCAGTCTTTTATTTTTCCCCTGCTTTTCAATGCCACAATATAGTGAGGGTTATCAAAACTTTTGCAGGCAATACTTGCAAGTGCATTTGCCAGAAGGGATCATGCTAGGGCAACATCCGCTGCTTCGCGTGTTCTGCAGGTAACATTTTCCTATTGAATAGTCAATTTCGTCTGTGTCCACTAGTTCTAATTTCATACTTGGCGGCAGTAATTAAGTTACACATCACTTGCAGTGGGGTATGGTTCTGGGTCTGGTCCTATGCATCATACTTGGAACCAGTTTGCAATTTGTGTCAAGATTATTCACCAAGGATAATGAAGTGCTTCAACTCATTCATATCGGAATTCCGGTAACTAAGTTCATTCTCAGAAGACATATATATTATCATCCGTTGCATTAAAAATAATCTGGCTGGGCCATTTTGAAGAACTTCTCTGTGATGATATGTTCATGTTTCATTCATCAGATCATCCCACCAAGTAGGTTAAAAAGAATATCTCTGAATCACATATCTACTTATTATATGTTTATGTCCCTGCAGTTTGTTGCGCTTACTCAGCCAATAAATTCTTTGGCCTTTGTCTTCGATGGCATCAACTATGGAGCATCAGATTTTGCATACTCTGCATATTCCATGGTACCTCGAGCAGAATCATGATTTGATGACAGATAAAGTGGCTCTATATCCCTCAATTTTTTACATTCAAAGTGCATCTTGTTATGTTACATTTCAGGTCCTGGTGGCACTAGTCAGCATTGCATGCCTGGTTGTCCTGTCATCTAGTCATGGTTTCATTGGAATCTGGATAGCTCTATCAATCTACATGAGTTTGCGAATGTTTGCCGGTTTCTGGAGGTAATATTCggaccttttttaacaatttactgTACATGCTTTTATGGTTAGTGGTGCATGGCAAGGCATTAAACTTGGGCACGGAAGATGATTCCGTTATGCTTAATACGTCGCTTTGTGTAGAAGCATGTTAAAAGGAAAACTTTCACACTCGAGATGACAATCTCGCATCCTTTTACAGAacttcaataaaaaagaaaagacaagaaACCATCTTCTGTAATCTTGAATTTTTCGAAGGTTCAAGGCAGGAAAAATCCTTTCTCAAAGGATGAAACACACGAAAAGAACAAACAAGAAATTATTTGTGCAGTAGgatgatcatgcataattttagaaGTCAATCCTTTTGTTGGTAACCGGGAAGAGAACAACACCACAAGTTTCTTTGTCAATCTACCTTGATAGAGAACTGAGATCTAGTTCAGTTTTATGTTCATCGTCTCTCAGAACTCATCTAGTTTGCCACATACAAAGCCAGATATGTACTTGAGACTGCTTAGGTCTGATTCCAGATGTCACAACAGCTTTCAGCATTAGGCATTGCATGATGCATGTCATTCCTCACAAAGCTCTTCGACCATCTGCAGAATAGGGACAGCAAAGGGACCATGGAGCTTTCTTGGGAGTTGATTGAGGCTTTGCTTCCCTGTCATCATGTCAAGCATGCATCTGAAGAATGCAGACCATTACTCTGGTGATTCAAAGGTGTGACCTACTTATAATTGTATGATCTCTTTCAAAGCTTTTTGCTCAGTTTATATGCCGAATTTTTCGGCTTTTATATTGTTAACATGTATTGGTAAACTAATGGTGAAAATAACCAGCtgaatcataaaattatcaggaGGCTTTCTATACAAAAAGCTAGAAAAAGTCGTCCCTCTTTTTCGGTCGAGACCGACATgagaatgtaaaaaaaaaatattcttctgACCTAAATCTTCTTGTTTTACAAAGCCTTGTCGAATCAAAATACCCAACAAGCATAAGCATTAGCTCTAcccgaaaaagaaaaagagatgatTCGGTCACACTTTACGACTTGACTTGAGTCACTCCAAGTATCGCAACCCTAATGCTTCTTTTGCTTCAATCTTCATCAACCTCTCCAACTAACAATCAACAGTCGAAGCTTCCTTTCCCACCTCATGATGCAGTGTCTCAAAATAATTCACCTGTTCATGGAGTCAGCATCAGTCACCTAAAATTCCTGTTTCTAGATAAGTGCATGTACCCTTCACATGTATTATGTTGAGAATCTTGATTCTTGccaagtgtgtatatatatataccctttaCATTTATTGTATTaagaatcttgattcttgacaaGTGAATTATATATGCCCTTTAGATATTTATTACATTAaaaatcttgattcttgacaagtgtgtatatatataccctttacatatttattatattaaaaatcttgattcttgctaagtgtatatatatacaccctTTTACATATGTATTATGTTAAGAATCTTGATTCTTGccaagtgtgtatatatataccctTTACATATTTATTACATTAAAAATCTTGATTCttgattctttatata comes from Musa acuminata AAA Group cultivar baxijiao chromosome BXJ3-3, Cavendish_Baxijiao_AAA, whole genome shotgun sequence and encodes:
- the LOC103979880 gene encoding oleosin H2-like, translated to MRTSLQTMGDSERERHPTEAVKGHLPEKGGPSTSQALAVATLLPLGGGLLALAGLTLAGSLIGLAVLTPLFLLFSPVVVPAALLVALAVTGFLASGALGLTGLSSMGYLLNQARGMLQRTPEQMEDTKRRVGEVGQRAKEAARSGQRT
- the LOC103979881 gene encoding protein DETOXIFICATION 42 isoform X2, translating into MRCERLLDSAATSLMSSPLRIFFRDVRHAFKLDELGLEIMGIAFPAALALLADPIASLIDTAFIGHIGPVELAAVGVSIAVFNQVSRIAIFPLVSVTTSFVAEEDAVSKSRSGDPESGEYRRSFSEDSEMKELITHNDHDEHAHTSSASLDKSTTMTECGHHKRIPSASSALAIGGILGFLQTLFLVFGAKPILNYMGIKHDSPMMTPACQYLTLRSLGAPAVLLSLAMQGVFRGLKDTKTPLYATVVGDATNIILDPIFIFVFQLGVSGAAIAHVISQYLIALILLWRLLGQVDILPPSIKDLQFGRFLKNGLLLLARVIAVTFCVTLAASMAARQGSIPMAAFQICLQIWLATSLLADGLAVAGQAILASAFARRDHARATSAASRVLQWGMVLGLVLCIILGTSLQFVSRLFTKDNEVLQLIHIGIPFVALTQPINSLAFVFDGINYGASDFAYSAYSMVLVALVSIACLVVLSSSHGFIGIWIALSIYMSLRMFAGFWRIGTAKGPWSFLGS
- the LOC103979881 gene encoding protein DETOXIFICATION 42 isoform X1: MSSLNYRLLDSAATSLMSSPLRIFFRDVRHAFKLDELGLEIMGIAFPAALALLADPIASLIDTAFIGHIGPVELAAVGVSIAVFNQVSRIAIFPLVSVTTSFVAEEDAVSKSRSGDPESGEYRRSFSEDSEMKELITHNDHDEHAHTSSASLDKSTTMTECGHHKRIPSASSALAIGGILGFLQTLFLVFGAKPILNYMGIKHDSPMMTPACQYLTLRSLGAPAVLLSLAMQGVFRGLKDTKTPLYATVVGDATNIILDPIFIFVFQLGVSGAAIAHVISQYLIALILLWRLLGQVDILPPSIKDLQFGRFLKNGLLLLARVIAVTFCVTLAASMAARQGSIPMAAFQICLQIWLATSLLADGLAVAGQAILASAFARRDHARATSAASRVLQWGMVLGLVLCIILGTSLQFVSRLFTKDNEVLQLIHIGIPFVALTQPINSLAFVFDGINYGASDFAYSAYSMVLVALVSIACLVVLSSSHGFIGIWIALSIYMSLRMFAGFWRIGTAKGPWSFLGS